DNA sequence from the Xyrauchen texanus isolate HMW12.3.18 chromosome 32, RBS_HiC_50CHRs, whole genome shotgun sequence genome:
AGAAATATTGTCAGAAGATTCATTGCTTGAACAAAAGAGGATTTGGAATCTTCAGAACACACTGTGACATCCATCCCACGGTACACCAACGATGGAATTCCAAGTAGAAATGAAACAATCCACACAATGCCGCAAGTTATCTGTGCACAGTTGCTGCTCCGGAGGAACTGAGAGTCCATTCGTTTCACTACAGCCAGGTAGCGGTCCACACTCATGCAAGTGAGGAAGAAGATGTTGGAAAAGCGGTTGACAGTAATGATGAAGCTGCTAATCTTGCACAGGGCCTCGCCGAAGGGCCACTCATGGTGACCAGCCGCGACAGCCCAAAGTGGCAATGTGAGGACAAACACAAGATCAGCAATTGCCAGGTTCAGTACAAAGGTGTCCACGAGACGGCCATTTCTCTTATGCCGATTGCCTATGACCACAATGACAAAGAGGTTCCCTGAGAAGCCAACAAAGAACATAATGTAGTACAGCACAGGGATGTAGACATGGGACATTGGCAGCAGTTCGTTTTCGCTAGGGCCATAGTAGTAATAGTCATCTGTTGAGTTGAGCTTTAATTTATGGTCGTAGTTGTCAGCGCCATAATCACCTGCTGAGCTCATTGTAACTTCAAAGAGTGCCATCTCTGTGCTGCTTGCCATCTGTGCACAAGTGATGGGCAAAGTTAAGAAAACCTAGTCTGTCACATGCTTAGAAACCACAAACTGCAAAaacaggtctctctctctctctctctctctctctctctctctctctctttccaattCCAAATTTATCTAAAAGAGAAGGGCTTTCTTAGACTTTAAATAACTGCCATCTTGAGTTTATATCCCCACTTTAATATGAAAAACAGTTTGAGGTACATGATTTAGTTCTAATTAGGTAATACATACCAGATCTGGGCTATAGTATactcaaaattacaaatatttcccCCCTTTCCCCCCCAggagggttagtttacccaaaaaagggttagtttacccaaaaatgtcttttgctgaacacaaacaaagatattaagaagaatagctcagcactgtaagtccatacaatataagtgaatggttaCAAAAACTCCTAAAGCTCCCAaaagagataaagtcagcataaaatgttTCAATAAAACTACAGTAGTTTAATTAACTTATTCTAAAGCAATctggttggttttgggtgagaacaaaccaaaatataacacaggcctatatattattttattttcactgcACATCTTTACTGCAGTCtcattggcgatcatgatttcaagctcgattactctCGCTATAGCGCCATCTAATGCTTTGCATGTCtgttaagcactaggaagtgtaatcaagcttgaagtcatgatcgtgtctagagactgcaattgcaagatgaACGTACATTGAAAagggaattatattttggttttggTATATttacaaaaccaactggatcacttcagaagacattgattaaactactggagtcaccattcacttgtattgtatggacctacagagctgagatattcttctaaaaatcttaatatgtgttctgcacaagaaaaaagtcatacacatttgggatggcatgagggtgagtaaatgatgagagaattttcatttttgggagaattatCCCTTTATGAAAACTGTTTGTCAATAACTGATACGAGCACCTCAATGCAAAAGGCTATTTACATAAGCCTAGTGCTTTTTatgtaaatcacattttaatataacttaaatcttttttttttttttactaaaaaataaGTAAGTAAGTACAGAAAGGTcttaactaaataaaattaaatataataaataaaaaaatgtttactaaaaaaataaatatataatgcagaaagaaaaagacagtgcAGTTAGCAAAGTGCAGACActtgcacacatagacatcaaaggggcttaAGCACCTGCCCttttatctgaaaaaaatatatataaaaaaaaaaaaaatatatatatatatatatatatatatatatatatatatatattcctgtttgctcacagcttccctgtcaaacaaataatgttttgaataaaaaatcAAAAGATCAGGTCTGGAGTTCCGAtgctctccctccctccctctctctccctccctccctccctccctccctctctccctccctccctccctccctccgcagCACAGCAGTGCAGGACCCAtcggcacatcagacacacagacaggcaggcagcagcccctctcagctcctatcccagttgtgtttttcttggcttgtgtggaggtgagtggtgatgaacaaaagactaagctaccagtgcctcgactttacagctaattagccaaaagacaaatatagttaacttgtgtcttataataactaattaaaatgcactaatttgcatacatttgacaaggcactgcTGGTGAATAGGATAAACATAATAACTAAAGCATATAACCCATGAAGCATATGGTGtattccaataacaccaaaaGAATTCAAACGAGTCattgccttgtgcaaaataaacaaattattattgaAACTATGTCCAtctccttggtgcagtcatttattctaaatatacacTTGAAACTAGTAGAATAGAAAATATGCACATTGTGGTcatagtttcctttgctgttgccttttcttgtgataaacctagtgaatactagagaaaaccatggtttctgtgtgaactgattattttgtagaaatctgttgagtatgaaacaattgcgcgagtttgagagaattaaaataaattggtaaggaagtcagagttgtgtcaatatattcaaagtttaaaaaaaatatatattttttaaataaataattatgagaagtgcccttttttccacttgagcccctgccccccaaaatatCTGTTCATATCCCTGGTGCTCAGCCAGTGAATGAACTGATGTGTTTTTTCCTAAGCACAAGTAAATACAGTCACATACTGTGTGAATAacacttagaaaaaaaaaaataatcatcacGCAAGCTGTTAAAAAATGTAGGCCTACAAATTAATTTCTGAAATGACACTGGTTGTTTGGTGAGATTTATTTTACCACTGCATGCAGAATGCTGAACATTAAGTCAGTTAGAAATGCGTAGAGCTCGTCTGAGATGTTTTGTAATCAGCTGTGGTTTCCTGGTGTTGCTTTACAGTAGCACCACACATTTCCAGCATATGTGTAACATTTTTGAGCTCGAACAAACTAATAAGATCGTTTAAAATGTTCAATCTAGCACTTGAAATACTTTCAGATGTTTCTGTTGaacaaaaaatgaataataaaaatgacCATATAAGGCAGataaatgaacaaaaatacaaacatatggAAGTTTATATTTCACTCAAACTGCCTCTTTACATGCAACTTACTTGTGCATAGTGTCATTGATTTAGGATCTGTTTATAAGGTTGTTTACTTGCTATTTATATGTTTCAAGATGTACTGGTAGTGTTTCTTTTTAGCCCCTTTtctgcccaatttggaatgctcaattcccaatgcgctctaagtcctcgtggtggtgtagtgacttgctggaacccgggtggcggaggacgaatctccgcATCTGATAataacattatagtgaccatgaggagattaccccttgtgactctaccctccctagcaatgggacaatttggttgcttaggagacctagctggagtcactcagcttgcCCTGGAttgggatggtagtcagcgtctttactcgctgaccTACACAGACCCCTGGTAGTGTTTTTAACACTGTGGGTTTAGAGGAGGTTACGTTGTGGTTAGAGATGTTGACTAGACCTGGAGGGTTGAGAATAGATTTCCTGTGCTGATGATGGTATACAACTCAGCAGACACTCCACTCTATTTGTATCATGTGCAAGTCATATTTGAGATATTGTGCAAGTTACTATTagatgtaattaattaaaataatttgaacaaAGTGGAACTCTTGTGTTATTAAGCCTTTCGAggaaattcttcttttttttaattttttgagtAGTAGGCAAGATTCTTATCTTAATCTTATTTTATCATGATCATTAAGCTATTTTTAAATGGAGCATTTTTATCATGACAGGATCTCAAACACCATTGTGCTATGGGATCTGCTTGCTTCTGCGTATTTGTAAAATGAGCTCTATATGTTGGCAACACTGTGCTGCCATGCACGTGTTACCATTGATGTTGAAACAGCATCCAACTTTCACCCTTCCaaaaaaaggcattttttttttaacagtatggGCAATATTATTATCTATAACATCTTGAATATCATCAAAAGCAAGAAATTATAGGTGTTTCAAATTGAAACtacatttctattttaatttatttttcatttagtttcgGACACAAGCTTGAAGAAGTATTGTATGCTATGAAACGAGCGagttaatgtaattaatttatatttaaattttagaATTAATCAGGATTGGCTAATATGCCATGACAAATGTAATAATTGAGAGACAAATTATTTGAGGAAGAAATTTAGCTCAGACTTCAGCACATCATCATTCACAGTTCATATTTTAACACTTTCTGTTTAactttaaacaaatgacaatttaatgtttatatatgctGTTGATTACTCTATCATTGTTTCCATgttaaagacaaataatttattaatcaaGGCAGGTAAGTAGATTTTCAGAACATAATTTTCAAGGGCCTCTGCAACATGCACCTAGATAGCTCTGTCTCTAGAATTGATAAATGATACACTTGTCTATCCAGACCATTGGTGTTACAGAGCAGTGACCAGGGAACTGGGGAAATATTAAACTCTTTGGCCAATTCATGGCCAAGATTAGTGTGAAATGGGGGCCCAATCCTAATCCTTCCTGCAGAGCTTTGCTTCAGCTCTAATGAAACATACCAAAATCAGCTAATCAAGGTTTTATGGTTCACATAAAAAAGCTGCTGTGTTTTATGGTGCGTTCCAGACCACTCTGAATTTTCCCACTTACTACTTGAAAATAATGGCTGGAACAATGCTTTAAgtcagatcaaatcaaatcaaatcaaatcaaatcaaatcactttattgtcacactaccatgtacacaagtgcaacagtaggtgaaattcttgtgtgcagttccaagcaacatagcagtcatgacagtgacgagacatataccaattacagtaaacaacatacttacacaaaacaatttacaaatcaaatgtacacatacttacacaacacaataattatatacaatgtacagtaatcaatacacacaatatacaatacaataagtaaggagtatatgaaatatatatatatatatgaagtagtatattgtggagaatatgttgacagtccagtgtgagattatagatgaataaagtgcagtgctaattattgatcgtgatagatcaagtgttcaacagtctgactgcttggggaaagaagctgtcatgtagtcggctggtgcgggtcttgatgctgcgataccgcctgcctgatggtagcagtgagagcagtccatgactcgggtggctggagtctctgatgatcctccgagcttttttcacacaccgcctagtgtatatgtcctggagggagggaagctcacctccgatgatgtttctggcagttcgcaccaccctttgcagggctttgcagttgtgggcggtgctattgccgtaccaggcagtgatgcagccagtcaggatgctctctacagtgctggtgtagaaccgtgtgaggatgtgttggttcattccaaacttcctcagccgtctcaggaagaagaggtgctggtgagccttcttcacaatcgcctcagtgtggacggaccatgtgagttcttcagtgatgtggacacgaggaacttgaaactgctgactctctctaccggtgctccattgatggtgatggggctgtgttctccgtctttcctcctgaaatccaccacaagctccttggttttactgacgttgagggagaggttgtgctcctgacaccagcgtgtcagagtgtggacctcctctctgtaggctctttcatcattgtcagtgatcagacctaccaccgtcgtatcatcagcaaacttaatgatggcattggagctgtgtgttgccacagagtcatgtgtgtacagtgaatacagtagggggctgagaacatagccctgcggggctccagtgttgagggtcagtgatgaggagatgttgctgcccattctaaccacctgacatctgcctgacaggaaatccaggatccagctgcacagcgagctgtttaagcccagagcccggagtttcatatcaagcttggaggctctatggtgttgaatgctgagctgtagtcaacaaacagcattctcacatatgtgttccttttttccagatgatgacagagcagtgtgtagtgtagatgcaatggcatcatcagtggagcggttgttgcggtaggcaaactgcaatgggtccaaagaggggggcagaacagagcagatgtaatctctgattaacctctcaaagcatttgctgatgatgggggtcagagcaacaggacgccagtcatttaaacaagtgattgtggcttgcttcggtacaggcacaatggttgatgttttgaagcatgtggggactacagacagggagagggacagattgaaaatgtccgtaaaaacaccagccagttgattcgcgcacgctctgatgacgcggcccggaatgccgtctggacccgcggctttacggatgttcacccgtcggaaggatcgggttacatccacaacagagacggagagtgaatcaacctctgtagcgtcagctgcgagtgctctctccgcgagggcggtggtgatgtcctcgaaacgagcataaaatgtattaagtttgtccgggagagatgcagcggtgttcacagcggagtctttattccgtttgtagtccgtgatggtattaattctctgccacatacttctagagtcagtggtgttgaactcaccttcaagtttgtgcctgtactggcgtttggcttcactgatagtgttacggagggcataactggcttgtttacgctcctccgtgttagaagaattaaaagcggaggaccgcgcactgagtgccgcgcgaacctcgccgttaacccatggtttctggttggggtatatccgtattgttttggtcggaacaacatcctctacgcacttcctgatgaaacacgttacgctgtcagcgtaaacctcgatgtcgtcatcagaggcggaccggaacatctcccagtccgtgcgatcaaaacagtcttgtagcgcagagtctgattggtccgaccagcactggatcgttctgagggagggtgcttcccgtttcagcttctgcttgtaagcgggcaaaagcagaatggaagagtggtccgatttgccaaatggggggggggagggatttgtagccatcccggaaaggagagtaacaatgatctaaaacccggtcccctcgtgtgttgaactttatgtgttggtggtattttggagcgattgttttgaagttggctttgttaaagtccccggtaacaatgaacgcagcctcagggtgcgcggtttcctgctcacttatacacccatacagttccctgagtgcctggtctgtgtcggcttgtggggggatgtacacagcagtgatgatgaccgctgtgaattccctcggtagccagaatggtcgacacagaagcatgagatattccagatcaggagagcagaaagacttgatgaaatgtacgttcctctgatcacaccatgatttgttgatcataaaacatacaccaccacctctgcttttactggagaggtctttcgctctgtccgctcggtgcacggagaagcccgtgattttgatggccgagtctggaatctccgcagccagccaggtttctgtaaggcagataacacagcaatctctcgttggaaagagatccgcgctctcagctcgcagagcttgttgtccagagactgaacatttgccagtagtatactgggtagcgggggtcaatttgcacgacgtcttagtctgatgagaacgccggctcattttcctcttttccttctgcgtttccacggccgggcagcccagacaaagggctccgccggcgtgtttgtaaacagcgggtaggcattaaggaatttgaagtcctgttttcgatgtgaaattgtagaaccaatgtccaaaagcgtttggctgtcgtaaacaataaggcagacaacatccaagacaaaaaaacaaagaactgtaaacaaaacaaacaataaaccgcagtgttgtaacggagctcgcaacgcagcagccatactcggcgccatatTGAGACAACATCTTGAGATATCTGACTTGTGAAGTAAAGGTAGCTCTATCAACCACGACGTGTCATTTGATGTTATTTCCAAGATGGCAGCGACCGATGAgcatagaatataatagaatagaagcctttattttggtcacacattatacatacatttttgcatatatacagtgaaatttatttgttttcacatatcccagctaagctggggtcagagggcagggtcagccatgatacggcaccccaggagcagatagggtcaagggcccaaacgtggcatcttggtggtgctggggcttgagccccctaccttctggtcagtaacccagagcctcaaccgctacATATACAAGAGGATCTTAAGAAGAATAGTTTTTGTATCAATCAATCTACGTTTTCTCCTATTTTGTTCGTTAAATAGCTACTAGATAGCCATCTAACTACTGTCTGGAAGACTGTGCATGCCATTATATTTGATGTGTACATGTGAACGTGACGTGTGGCTGACTGGAACGCATTGAGGTCTTTGTTAACTGCGAGAATTCAACTCAGGTATTGTAAAAAAGGCCACTATTAGACTTATATTCAAGTGTCTTAGTTCCTTTATTATATGTCATAATTGACACATTCGTCACAGCATCCATCCAGCGGGCCAATCAGCGCCACGGAAAAGACGTGCAGATCAGTGCTCCCGCCCACTGAATTGAGTCTGACCGAACGGGAAAGCGGATGGATGCAAGCTATACTGCAGCGTTTATCTTTGCTAAAGTTGTGTGCGTGCCTGTAAAGTGAGTAGAAGCCTGTTTATACATTGTTCTATACTTAGTTTATGAGTGTTTGTATAGGCACGCATGTATAAAAGTTAATGTATGCGAGTGACAATACGAACTAGCTCGTAaagatgtttgtgtgtatatttacatGCACGTTTCCTCACGTATTACATTGTTATATTTAGAAGACATAATCTATGTGCCTTTTAGTCATTATATggcttatttaatatatatatatcgctcACTTCTAGAGTTAAAGTACTATTTGAGCGCATGCGCACTAATGTGCTAGACAGAGCGGCTCTATTTCTTTCCTCAGCGCGCAAAGGTGTTTCGAATTTCAACCGCTCAGTATTAATCATTTCTAGCAGTGCACTTTTCCATATAATGGCACATTTGTTCCTATTGTACTGTATTAATCATTGTAATTTAATATTCATTGTGGAGGTTACTGTTACTATGTTTATTGTGGTGACTACTattatttgttattgttatttgtacttatttattttcttatatctatatttatagaaaaccacacacacatgcaaagtcAAATTTATTCAGTGTACTGAGTTGTGGTGACAATAAATGGGTTATTCCCAAATACCTGAACATCCCTGGTAAATGTCTCTAACCGGACGCTCTGTAGTGGGTCTGTTATCAACCGGCAAAATCAGCTTCTActagacaacatttttacatggtccttcgagccggattaCCCAGATTTACTACGGAAAGATGTCACAGCATGAAGAGGATGAGCCAGTCACGCGTGTCAGGAGGAAGACAGCCCTCCCCGCACGATATGAAGAGTATGACCTCAGTGGCTTCACTCTCCCAAGACTGTTTCCAGAACCCATGTCACCACACTCTCAGTTTCATACTACAGTGCCTTCCAGCCCAGAACCAGAGGGTGCCGCTGGTATCACTCCAACATGGCTACTGTGCAAAGAGCCTGATCGCCCTCAACAGTGGTCTGATAATGAACCATGGGGAACCAGCATCGTTCAGAGTGAAAACAGGGATCTACGCTTTTGCCCATGACAATCTGCTACAGACCCTGCATACAATGCAGCAAGAAAGAGACACGTTTCAACAGACTACAGATCAGTATTCACAAGAGTTTTCACTGCTGAAACGACAAATGCAGCAGCTACAGATCCAACTGGAGCAGCGACAGCCCGCAGCACAGTCTTCTCCTCCTGCCACCCCTACGCGACCTGTACCTGCGCCACGCAATTTGCTGAGAACACAACAGAGTGATAAAAGCTTCACACCAGTGTCAGCCCCACGATTCAGGTCTATTGAATCAGATCAGCCCAAGCACAGTTCTGAGGCTTTCCTAGCTCCAATAGCTTTCCCCAGAGCAGAGCTGCACTCTCCCCACCACACGTCACACTCTGAACAGGACAGGTGGGATGCTGCAAGGGAGGAAAGAGCCTACTCCAAAACTGAGATGCCTTATAGACCGAGTCGTCATGCATC
Encoded proteins:
- the LOC127625759 gene encoding probable G-protein coupled receptor 25, which gives rise to MASSTEMALFEVTMSSAGDYGADNYDHKLKLNSTDDYYYYGPSENELLPMSHVYIPVLYYIMFFVGFSGNLFVIVVIGNRHKRNGRLVDTFVLNLAIADLVFVLTLPLWAVAAGHHEWPFGEALCKISSFIITVNRFSNIFFLTCMSVDRYLAVVKRMDSQFLRSSNCAQITCGIVWIVSFLLGIPSLVYRGMDVTVCSEDSKSSFVQAMNLLTIFLTFILPVMILGLCYGSIMVNLRRNCHAAASSRAGARRRHSLKIVFTIISAFLISWLPFNVFKSIQVFLLISRGEMNDETIMHIYRGLTLSCCLAFLNSCVNPAIYLFLDQHFRHRVYVLCLTCLSQGDTHQSYISSHSFSNGTTETYSGNMSSRGRLFSLTQKE